One Anaerolineae bacterium DNA segment encodes these proteins:
- a CDS encoding sugar phosphate isomerase/epimerase codes for MKKGMCWGGLPSGLSIEERLDLAAKAGFDGIEPRIADPGSGDLVNADSTDADLANVVRMAKDRGLALCSVMGGGVSVRVYPIVSDDPAVRAKGKDAIRRALNITAALDAEVLLLVPHWVNDAVRYDHCYDRAKEALQELGPEAEKLGVTIGVENVWNKFLLSPIEFARFVDEVGSPAVQAYFDVGNVLVWGYPYHWIEILNQRIKRVHIKDFKTDINNARGFAQLLNGDVDWPRVMQALRGIGYDGWVTAEVGLYKYFPIESVYDTSVAMDRIFALA; via the coding sequence ATGAAGAAGGGCATGTGTTGGGGCGGGCTGCCGTCCGGGCTGAGCATCGAGGAGCGGCTGGATCTGGCCGCCAAGGCGGGTTTCGACGGCATCGAGCCGCGCATCGCCGATCCGGGCAGCGGAGACCTGGTGAACGCGGATTCGACCGACGCCGACCTGGCCAACGTGGTGCGCATGGCCAAGGACCGTGGCCTGGCCCTCTGCAGCGTGATGGGGGGCGGGGTCTCGGTGCGGGTCTATCCCATCGTCTCCGACGACCCGGCCGTGCGGGCCAAGGGGAAGGACGCCATCCGCCGGGCGCTCAACATAACTGCCGCCTTGGACGCCGAGGTGCTCCTCCTGGTCCCGCACTGGGTGAACGACGCCGTGCGCTACGATCACTGCTACGACCGGGCCAAGGAAGCCCTGCAGGAGCTGGGGCCGGAGGCGGAGAAGCTGGGCGTCACCATCGGAGTGGAGAACGTCTGGAACAAGTTCCTGCTCAGTCCCATCGAGTTCGCCCGGTTCGTGGACGAGGTGGGCTCGCCGGCGGTACAGGCCTACTTCGACGTGGGCAACGTCCTGGTGTGGGGCTACCCCTACCATTGGATAGAGATTCTGAACCAGCGCATCAAGCGGGTGCACATCAAAGACTTCAAGACCGACATCAACAACGCCCGTGGCTTCGCCCAGCTGCTGAACGGCGACGTGGACTGGCCGCGGGTGATGCAGGCCCTGCGCGGCATCGGCTACGACGGCTGGGTGACGGCCGAGGTGGGGCTGTACAAGTACTTCCCCATCGAGTCCGTGTACGACACGTCGGTGGCGATGGATCGGATCTTCGCCCTGGCTTAG